A DNA window from Niabella yanshanensis contains the following coding sequences:
- the zwf gene encoding glucose-6-phosphate dehydrogenase — MSFKSTPANIVIFGGFGDLAWRKLIPAFYNLYISGYLPEKFAIYGVHYQGLPEGAYEKHMLEGVNLFSRRGKAKAAEWKKFTDHLYFFQGDFTIDETYTRLKATLDENDKKWKTRATRLLYYSVAPSFIEVISNSVSKHNIAAQREKDRIVVEKPFGTDLASAKGLNDLLNKLFYENQIYRIDHYLGKEVVQNISAFRFANYIFEPLWNSKFIDQVQISVTESVSVGTRGSYYDKSGALRDMVQNHLLQLLSLVAMECPGNYDAEDIRKQKVKVLKKVRPFTTATAIQDVVRAQYTRGEVKGKEQPGYKEETNVARNSTTETYVAMKVWIDNPRWKGVPFYLRTGKSLEKQSSVIVVQFKDSPHKIFKDDVVPNRLVISIQPEQKISLLFEGKVPGLEMKLKPLEMDFSYHDSFIEEAPEAYETLLLDALEGDATQFIRADQVETAWSIVMPILNAWSKEKGDMKKYKAGSWGPKEAEDLIKEGRIKWLMLPESSKTKTTKKK, encoded by the coding sequence ATGAGCTTTAAAAGTACACCAGCTAACATTGTCATTTTTGGCGGTTTTGGAGATCTTGCCTGGCGTAAACTGATTCCTGCATTTTATAATTTATACATCAGCGGCTACCTGCCTGAAAAATTTGCTATTTACGGCGTTCATTACCAGGGCTTGCCCGAGGGCGCTTATGAAAAGCATATGCTGGAAGGGGTGAATCTTTTTTCGCGAAGAGGAAAAGCCAAAGCTGCAGAGTGGAAAAAATTCACGGATCATCTTTATTTTTTCCAGGGCGATTTTACGATAGACGAAACGTATACGCGGCTTAAAGCTACGCTTGACGAAAATGATAAAAAATGGAAGACCCGCGCCACCCGGCTTCTGTATTATTCTGTGGCGCCCAGCTTTATAGAGGTTATTTCCAATAGTGTATCTAAACACAATATTGCTGCCCAAAGAGAGAAGGATCGTATTGTAGTGGAAAAACCATTTGGAACCGACCTTGCATCAGCTAAAGGTTTGAACGACCTGCTCAATAAGCTTTTTTACGAGAACCAGATCTATCGCATCGATCATTACCTGGGCAAGGAAGTGGTACAAAATATCTCCGCCTTCCGGTTTGCCAACTATATTTTCGAGCCCTTATGGAACAGTAAGTTTATCGACCAGGTACAGATCAGCGTTACTGAAAGTGTAAGTGTGGGTACCCGAGGCAGCTATTACGATAAAAGCGGGGCCTTAAGGGATATGGTGCAGAACCACCTGCTGCAGCTGCTGTCTTTGGTTGCGATGGAATGCCCGGGGAATTATGATGCAGAAGATATCAGAAAGCAGAAAGTAAAAGTGCTGAAAAAAGTAAGGCCTTTTACAACAGCTACCGCCATACAGGATGTGGTAAGAGCACAATATACCAGGGGTGAAGTGAAAGGCAAAGAACAGCCCGGCTATAAAGAAGAAACGAATGTGGCCCGTAACTCAACTACAGAGACTTATGTGGCCATGAAAGTATGGATTGACAATCCACGCTGGAAAGGTGTTCCGTTTTACCTGAGAACCGGTAAAAGCCTGGAGAAACAATCTTCAGTAATTGTAGTGCAGTTTAAAGACAGTCCGCACAAAATATTTAAAGATGATGTAGTGCCCAATCGCCTCGTCATCAGTATTCAGCCGGAGCAAAAGATAAGCCTGCTATTTGAAGGTAAAGTGCCCGGCCTGGAAATGAAATTAAAGCCCCTGGAAATGGACTTCAGCTATCACGATTCTTTCATTGAAGAAGCGCCCGAAGCTTACGAAACTTTGTTGCTGGATGCACTGGAAGGAGATGCTACGCAGTTTATACGTGCCGACCAGGTGGAAACCGCCTGGAGCATTGTAATGCCCATATTGAATGCCTGGAGCAAAGAGAAGGGCGATATGAAAAAATACAAAGCCGGTAGCTGGGGACCTAAAGAAGCAGAGGACTTAATAAAAGAAGGCAGAATTAAATGGCTGATGCTGCCCGAATCATCTAAAACAAAAACTACCAAAAAGAAATAA
- the pgl gene encoding 6-phosphogluconolactonase translates to MKHIKLIWEHAEALSAAAAHYFVERSAKSIADTGRFTVALSGGSTPKALYRLLATPKFSRNIDWKKVHLLWGDERFVPHTHEDSNYRMVKEALLDHVKVPRKNILAMPTKGEAKDCAVQYEKMIADTLGKKMQIDLTLLGMGDDGHTASLFPGTDILDEKKKYIKEVWVESKQTFRLSFTYRLIDNSKEAMFLVAGATKAPVVKHIFAKNAKSKFPVQEVDLKKGTAIWMLDEAAMGK, encoded by the coding sequence ATGAAACATATAAAATTGATCTGGGAGCACGCCGAAGCATTGAGCGCGGCAGCAGCACATTACTTTGTTGAACGTAGCGCTAAAAGCATTGCAGACACGGGGCGCTTTACCGTGGCTTTATCGGGTGGCAGCACGCCAAAAGCATTATACCGGTTATTAGCTACCCCTAAGTTTTCGAGAAATATCGATTGGAAAAAGGTGCACCTGCTTTGGGGTGACGAGCGCTTTGTACCTCATACGCATGAAGACAGCAATTACCGCATGGTAAAAGAAGCGCTGCTGGATCATGTAAAAGTGCCCCGTAAAAATATATTAGCCATGCCTACCAAAGGTGAAGCCAAAGACTGCGCAGTGCAGTACGAAAAAATGATAGCGGACACATTAGGTAAAAAGATGCAGATAGACCTTACCCTGCTGGGCATGGGAGATGATGGTCATACTGCATCTTTATTCCCGGGCACCGATATCCTGGATGAAAAGAAAAAGTATATTAAAGAAGTTTGGGTGGAAAGCAAGCAAACCTTCCGCTTAAGCTTTACCTATCGCCTGATCGATAATAGTAAAGAAGCTATGTTCCTCGTAGCAGGCGCCACCAAAGCCCCTGTGGTGAAGCATATTTTCGCAAAGAACGCAAAATCTAAATTCCCTGTACAGGAAGTAGATCTAAAAAAGGGTACGGCCATCTGGATGCTGGATGAAGCAGCAATGGGGAAATAG
- a CDS encoding SRPBCC family protein, whose product MPVIELATFIHADIHTCFDCSRSIDLHTLSTAKAKEKAIAGRTSGLIGMNETVTWEATHFFVRQKFTSKITAYNRPFHFRDEQQKGSFRSFEHDHLFCETGTGTLMKDILCFQSPAGVLGKLVDRLIMTRYLKQFLIERNEMIRHFAETGKGAALLQ is encoded by the coding sequence ATGCCGGTTATCGAATTAGCAACATTTATTCATGCTGATATCCACACCTGCTTTGATTGTTCCAGGAGTATCGATTTACATACCCTATCGACCGCCAAAGCCAAAGAGAAGGCTATAGCAGGCAGAACAAGTGGTTTGATTGGCATGAATGAAACCGTAACCTGGGAGGCCACTCACTTTTTTGTGCGCCAAAAATTCACCTCCAAAATAACGGCGTATAATCGTCCTTTTCATTTCAGGGATGAGCAGCAAAAAGGCTCTTTCCGGTCATTTGAACATGATCATCTTTTTTGTGAAACAGGCACCGGAACTTTAATGAAAGATATTTTGTGTTTTCAATCGCCAGCGGGTGTACTGGGAAAATTGGTGGACCGGCTTATAATGACCCGCTATCTCAAACAGTTTTTAATAGAACGAAATGAGATGATCAGGCATTTTGCAGAAACCGGTAAGGGAGCAGCCTTATTACAATAA
- a CDS encoding alpha/beta hydrolase family protein — protein MKTGNTFAANITRMKAYRSTALLFFVLICFACKKKDSLKGINKAALFATPTTEEIDAVAHSWAQRNLVPQQVTIEETQSINSKLSAYIISFSLGTIKEYAAVLAPVTHQRVPLLFYAGGFSMNEEPVSSVKVKLPEEDLPFIYIVPAMRGQYVSLEVSGKLLKSPLSGGSRLDAFDGATDDVIACLNAAGQLFQQADTNKAMIRGGSRGAIVALLAGIRDQRFKRVAPVAFNSDFVGLTAQHYNDPTYKAQFLNGLINGTSTLAQTRQLMIASSPFYFAKRVPEAQLHAAQNDRITPASEAELLLNEMKKQGVGNRATLFIYPGRDHHTIAAGNTELESRINTFFSAPW, from the coding sequence ATGAAAACAGGTAATACTTTTGCCGCAAATATTACCAGAATGAAAGCTTATCGTAGTACGGCTCTTTTATTTTTTGTATTAATCTGCTTTGCCTGTAAAAAGAAAGATTCGCTGAAAGGCATCAATAAAGCTGCTTTGTTTGCCACTCCCACTACAGAAGAAATTGATGCAGTAGCGCACAGCTGGGCGCAAAGAAACCTGGTGCCGCAGCAGGTTACAATTGAAGAAACGCAATCCATCAACTCCAAACTGTCTGCCTATATTATTTCATTCAGCCTGGGAACTATTAAAGAATATGCGGCTGTGCTGGCCCCTGTAACTCATCAACGGGTGCCCCTGTTATTTTATGCAGGCGGGTTCAGTATGAACGAGGAGCCGGTCAGTTCGGTAAAAGTAAAATTACCCGAAGAAGACCTGCCGTTTATTTATATAGTACCTGCTATGAGAGGCCAGTATGTAAGCCTGGAAGTGAGTGGTAAACTATTAAAATCTCCTTTATCGGGCGGATCAAGGCTGGATGCTTTTGATGGCGCTACAGACGATGTGATTGCCTGCCTGAACGCAGCGGGCCAACTGTTTCAACAGGCCGACACCAACAAGGCCATGATCAGGGGCGGTAGTCGTGGCGCCATTGTAGCCCTGCTGGCCGGCATACGCGATCAACGCTTTAAACGTGTAGCTCCTGTTGCATTTAACTCGGATTTTGTAGGTCTTACTGCCCAACACTACAATGATCCCACTTATAAAGCGCAATTCCTCAATGGTCTTATTAACGGCACTTCCACCCTGGCTCAAACCAGGCAGCTGATGATAGCGTCGTCGCCATTTTACTTTGCCAAACGGGTTCCTGAAGCACAGCTCCACGCCGCTCAAAATGACCGCATCACACCGGCATCAGAGGCTGAGCTGTTATTGAATGAAATGAAAAAACAAGGCGTTGGCAACCGTGCCACCTTATTCATTTATCCGGGTCGCGATCACCATACGATCGCTGCCGGCAATACCGAATTGGAAAGCCGGATCAATACCTTTTTTAGTGCACCCTGGTAA
- a CDS encoding NAD(P)H-binding protein, with the protein MKAIIIGATGATGKELLQLLLQDESITGVAALVRKPLSLQHAKLQVHLVNFDRPQQWQGLVTGDMAFSCLGTTLKAAGSKEAQYKVDYEYQLAFAQAASQNGVPGFILISAGMANPKSLVFYSRMKGELEQAVRSLNFESVTLLRPGLLSRPGTDRTGEKASESVLRFFNRLGLLKRLAPLPVHQLAMLMLRYGKQNNKGVQVLESKQILSEVKRFA; encoded by the coding sequence ATGAAAGCGATAATAATTGGCGCTACAGGCGCTACAGGAAAAGAATTACTGCAACTATTATTGCAGGATGAAAGTATCACCGGAGTAGCTGCTTTGGTAAGAAAGCCTTTATCCCTGCAGCATGCCAAACTGCAGGTGCACCTCGTTAATTTTGACCGGCCCCAGCAGTGGCAGGGCCTGGTTACCGGCGATATGGCATTCTCCTGCCTGGGCACTACCTTAAAAGCAGCGGGCAGCAAGGAGGCGCAATACAAAGTAGACTATGAATACCAGCTGGCATTTGCACAGGCCGCAAGCCAAAATGGCGTTCCCGGGTTTATTTTAATATCGGCAGGTATGGCCAATCCTAAATCACTGGTATTTTATTCGCGTATGAAGGGAGAGCTGGAACAGGCGGTTCGCTCGTTGAACTTTGAAAGTGTAACCTTGCTCCGGCCCGGCTTGCTGTCAAGACCCGGTACCGACAGGACAGGTGAAAAAGCAAGCGAATCGGTATTGCGCTTTTTTAACAGGCTGGGGCTGCTTAAAAGACTGGCGCCGCTGCCGGTACATCAACTGGCAATGCTGATGCTGCGCTACGGTAAACAAAATAACAAAGGTGTGCAGGTGCTGGAATCAAAGCAGATACTGAGCGAGGTGAAACGTTTTGCTTAA
- a CDS encoding GNAT family N-acetyltransferase: protein MKGTDKEQPETFIFRKAETGDADRIWEIVQQAIERRRLDGSRQWQDGYPNPGTVQTDIENGWGFVLTNETGVVAYSALIENDEPAYDQIDGAWLTQGDFLVVHRVAVSDRVAGKGVATRLFKAIEGYAVAQQMPSIKVDTNFDNPAMLRILDKLGYHYCGEVILMGAPRKAFEKVLGA, encoded by the coding sequence ATGAAAGGGACCGATAAAGAACAGCCAGAAACTTTTATTTTCAGAAAGGCAGAGACCGGTGACGCTGATCGTATCTGGGAGATAGTACAGCAGGCGATTGAACGCCGCAGGCTCGATGGCAGCCGGCAATGGCAGGACGGTTACCCTAATCCCGGAACAGTACAAACAGATATTGAAAACGGTTGGGGCTTTGTGCTTACCAATGAAACGGGTGTGGTTGCCTATAGTGCGTTAATTGAAAATGATGAACCCGCTTATGATCAGATAGATGGCGCCTGGTTAACCCAGGGCGATTTTCTCGTGGTGCATCGCGTAGCGGTATCTGACAGGGTAGCGGGGAAAGGTGTAGCTACCCGATTATTTAAAGCGATAGAGGGATACGCCGTTGCTCAACAGATGCCCAGTATCAAAGTAGATACCAATTTTGACAACCCTGCGATGTTGAGAATACTGGATAAGCTGGGCTACCACTATTGTGGCGAAGTTATTTTAATGGGGGCGCCGAGGAAAGCATTTGAAAAGGTGTTGGGTGCTTAA
- a CDS encoding DUF1801 domain-containing protein, protein MAENKTKATAGDVAAFIEKSDPKKVEDSYRLIEIMERLSGENATMWGPSIIGFGKYHYKYASGHEGAMCRIGFSPRKAQFSLYILSCDSPEQSQLADQLGKIKKAVACIYFKKLEDLNLGILEKMILQSLKETKEMWG, encoded by the coding sequence ATGGCCGAGAATAAAACGAAAGCTACTGCGGGAGATGTAGCCGCATTTATCGAAAAAAGCGACCCTAAAAAAGTGGAAGATAGCTACAGGCTGATCGAAATAATGGAGCGGCTATCGGGGGAGAACGCTACCATGTGGGGGCCGTCCATTATCGGGTTTGGCAAGTACCATTATAAATATGCCAGCGGACATGAAGGGGCTATGTGCCGGATCGGCTTTTCACCACGCAAGGCTCAATTTTCATTGTATATTTTGAGTTGCGATAGCCCGGAACAGAGCCAACTGGCCGATCAGCTGGGAAAAATAAAAAAGGCGGTGGCTTGTATTTATTTCAAGAAACTCGAAGATCTGAACCTGGGTATTCTGGAAAAAATGATCCTGCAGTCGTTAAAAGAAACAAAAGAGATGTGGGGCTGA
- a CDS encoding DUF1624 domain-containing protein, with translation MKNRIPSIDIVRGLVMVIMVLDHTRDLFHETALTQQPTDLATTTLPLFFTRWITHLCAPTFVFLSGTSTWLSLQNKKSVKEHRQFLLSRGIWLIILELTLVNFGIWFDIHFSVILIQVIFAIGFGFVILSFLLGLSSSTILITGIVIMVFSGLLPLLPLPQQNAGTTILNLLFQPAFIPLGDRHSVIYGYPPLPWLAIMLAGFGSARLFTKDPALVRQFCIRTGILLITVFILLRLINLYGDPAPWSGQRNIILTFISFLNVTKYPPTLQYTLLFSGLMFLLLALFTHSRNRFSKIMTVYGKVPLFFYLVHWYLIHTTLILVILLSGFPVSDLEFGFNFGRPQAFKAFSLPVVYGVWILAILVLYPLCRWYGAYKAAHRTNKWLSYL, from the coding sequence ATGAAAAATCGCATCCCCTCTATTGACATAGTAAGAGGCCTGGTGATGGTGATCATGGTGCTTGATCATACCCGCGACCTGTTTCATGAAACGGCGCTTACCCAACAACCTACAGACCTGGCCACTACTACCCTCCCCTTATTTTTCACCCGGTGGATCACCCATCTTTGCGCACCTACTTTCGTATTCCTGTCAGGTACATCTACCTGGCTATCGCTTCAAAACAAAAAAAGCGTGAAAGAACACCGGCAATTTCTTTTAAGCCGCGGTATCTGGCTGATCATCCTGGAGCTAACCCTGGTCAACTTTGGTATATGGTTCGACATTCATTTCAGCGTGATATTGATACAGGTGATCTTCGCTATTGGTTTTGGCTTTGTCATCCTATCCTTTTTATTAGGCCTGAGCAGCAGTACTATATTAATTACAGGCATCGTGATTATGGTATTTTCAGGCTTGCTGCCCCTGTTACCCTTACCTCAACAAAATGCTGGCACTACTATACTGAACCTCCTTTTTCAACCGGCCTTTATACCGCTTGGCGACAGGCATAGTGTTATTTACGGGTACCCGCCGCTGCCCTGGCTGGCCATTATGCTGGCAGGTTTTGGTTCGGCCAGATTATTTACCAAAGACCCTGCATTAGTCCGCCAATTCTGTATCCGTACGGGCATCCTATTGATTACCGTTTTTATTTTACTGAGATTAATTAATCTCTATGGTGACCCGGCACCCTGGTCCGGGCAAAGAAACATTATACTCACTTTCATTTCGTTTTTAAACGTCACTAAGTATCCGCCTACTTTACAATACACCCTGCTCTTTTCAGGCCTTATGTTTTTATTGCTGGCACTATTTACTCATAGCCGGAATCGCTTTTCAAAGATTATGACAGTATACGGCAAAGTACCCCTGTTCTTTTACCTGGTACATTGGTACCTGATACATACGACTTTAATACTTGTGATACTGTTGAGTGGCTTTCCCGTTAGCGACCTTGAATTTGGATTTAACTTCGGCCGGCCACAGGCATTTAAAGCGTTCTCCCTTCCTGTTGTTTATGGGGTATGGATACTGGCCATCCTGGTATTGTACCCGCTCTGCCGGTGGTATGGCGCTTATAAGGCGGCACACCGTACCAATAAATGGTTAAGCTATCTGTAA
- a CDS encoding SPFH domain-containing protein: MGLFDFIKNELIEVIEWVDSSDNTIIWKFQDKGNNIKSGAKLTVRESQVAVLMNEGEFGDVYNPGLHTLTTSNMPVITTLKSWKYGFNSPFKVDIYFINTRQFTDLKWGTSGPVLMRDPEFGQVRIRSFGNFAISIVDAKLFITEFAGTNPFVRVDAVEETLQGIVSSKFAEALAQANVTVLDLAANFQAIGEKIKPAFQKELDSYGIALEKFFIENVSLPEEVEKMLDKRTQLNILKGNLNDFNQMQGGIALEKLADNDAAGNMGGLGAGVLLNNLMGQATQPQQPQVENTGESKAAILETLKQLGELKAQGILTEEEFNAKKTELLSRL; this comes from the coding sequence ATGGGCTTATTCGATTTTATTAAGAACGAACTGATTGAAGTAATTGAATGGGTTGACAGCTCTGATAACACCATTATCTGGAAGTTCCAGGACAAGGGCAACAATATTAAAAGCGGCGCCAAATTAACCGTGCGCGAAAGCCAGGTGGCAGTACTGATGAATGAAGGAGAGTTTGGCGATGTGTATAACCCGGGCTTACATACACTTACCACCAGCAATATGCCGGTGATCACCACCCTCAAATCGTGGAAATATGGCTTTAACAGCCCTTTTAAAGTAGATATTTATTTTATCAATACCCGTCAGTTTACCGACTTAAAATGGGGCACATCAGGCCCGGTTTTAATGCGTGACCCCGAATTCGGCCAGGTGCGCATCCGGTCTTTTGGCAATTTTGCTATCAGTATTGTAGATGCCAAATTATTCATTACCGAATTCGCGGGCACCAATCCTTTTGTGCGTGTAGATGCGGTGGAAGAAACCTTACAAGGCATTGTATCGAGCAAATTTGCAGAAGCACTGGCACAGGCGAATGTAACGGTCTTAGACCTGGCGGCTAATTTTCAGGCTATTGGTGAAAAAATAAAACCGGCTTTTCAAAAAGAGCTGGATAGCTACGGTATTGCACTGGAAAAATTCTTTATTGAAAACGTATCGTTGCCTGAAGAGGTTGAGAAGATGCTGGATAAGAGAACCCAGCTGAATATATTGAAGGGAAACCTGAATGACTTTAACCAGATGCAGGGAGGTATTGCACTGGAAAAATTAGCAGATAATGACGCAGCCGGCAATATGGGTGGATTAGGAGCCGGAGTGCTGTTAAACAACCTGATGGGACAGGCAACCCAGCCTCAGCAACCCCAGGTCGAAAATACAGGTGAAAGCAAAGCTGCCATCCTGGAAACCCTGAAACAATTGGGCGAATTAAAAGCACAGGGCATTCTTACAGAAGAAGAGTTTAACGCTAAAAAAACAGAATTGCTGAGCAGGTTATAG
- a CDS encoding AAA family ATPase: MQQHNYFVITGGPGVGKTTLLTELGKRGFTIIPEDARRIIQEQVAIDGDGLPWENKELYAQLMLEESRQSYRKAATSVSSVQAVFFDRGIVDAVCYMMMEDMPVTRKANKWVKLCSYNRRVFILPPWREIYQTDKERKQTWAEAVRTYEAMKEVYIGYGYDVIGVPKGTVTSRTDFILEQIRKL, encoded by the coding sequence ATGCAGCAACATAACTACTTTGTAATAACGGGCGGACCGGGTGTTGGCAAAACAACTTTATTAACTGAATTAGGAAAGCGTGGATTTACCATCATTCCTGAAGATGCCAGGCGTATCATACAAGAACAGGTTGCCATAGACGGAGACGGGTTGCCCTGGGAAAACAAGGAGTTGTATGCACAATTAATGTTGGAAGAAAGCCGGCAATCTTATCGGAAGGCAGCAACCAGCGTATCTTCCGTTCAAGCTGTTTTCTTCGATCGAGGTATCGTGGATGCAGTGTGCTATATGATGATGGAAGACATGCCTGTTACCAGAAAGGCAAACAAATGGGTGAAATTATGTTCTTATAACCGTCGCGTATTTATATTACCACCATGGAGGGAAATTTATCAAACCGATAAAGAACGCAAGCAAACCTGGGCAGAAGCAGTGAGAACTTATGAAGCTATGAAAGAAGTATACATCGGCTATGGATACGATGTAATAGGCGTGCCTAAAGGCACCGTGACCAGCCGGACTGATTTTATTTTGGAGCAGATCAGAAAGTTGTAG